The DNA window ggagttttgagctagcttgcttgttttggatgcgtttcgcaattgtttattgaatctgtgcagagtaatggctgaatcggagtgatcggagtttgttggtgaatgaatcggaggtctgaatttggttttgtagttttgattgtggaaacgtttaaatttgatgttgatcggagtagatctgttagatcggaagttctggagtggaatctagttgttgttggtttcggattgcttggatccggagtggattaagcgttcgacgtgagatctgagcagagttggtttattttaatgcctagtcttcgtgttttcatttcgcttcgtctagtatatgtagatctgagttATTTCCGGTTAGTCGTAAGTTTTCGACGACctaacttttacattctgttcgaatctgggtatgtgctctgtttccttCATTTTCGTGTTTAATCCCGTTGAAGAAATGCATGATGTGTTAGTTAAATGctcagttagttatttgcagcttttctgccgttcttgctatttctgggtcatggtccccactgttagttgtttCCTGTCTaactaaattaggtagtcgtttacatgGTCTAGTAAGTGAATTTAATAtaccgaagtcttgatgatgtttgatctcagcatgtttacagttttctaggtctagtgtttacatttcctgcctaggtctagttgTAGTAATACATCAAccctgtttgcgtggcagcagccgcttttgtcaagagtctctaaatgctttcttacggtccatcttcgtgggatcgaccccggcttctctatactaaatcatagtattcgggttgagggatctttgaaggggagttagtgtgtccaacgacagagCATTCCGTGTTCTATTGAGTttctagaccaagtgatctagtggttTCATAGGACCTGGCATCTCGACCTAGCACATCGCATTTTCACCACACACGCAAACCACGCACTTCAGTCAcctttaatgggacagaggaagtacatgtttgtctattttttgaggatgaatgagatttttttttaatttgtatgcttcaattaacatggaacggaatAATACAAGTTTATACAGTTTCCTCAAATGACACATCCACCATGAAATGTCATTTTTGTGTACTTCTATCCAAATACATATCATTTGGATAGCTTCAATGATGTTAGGAGTTGGGCAAACACAAGGGTTATTTTTGGACGTTAACCGTTTTGATCCGCTTCTGTAATGAGCTGAAGCAAGAAGCTTGTGCTTTTTCCATGCCCTCACCCTGGATTGAAGTGGTACCATTTCCCACCTCTAGTTTGCTACTCGTTGCTCGCTTGAAACAGGTTCAATGGCTGCCCCTTCCTTCTTTTTTGCTGTTTGGCTACGTTTCTTGGGTGTTTTCTTTTGGGTGTTGTGTTGTGTCGTACCCTTGTGAGTTttggttgtttttttttgttttgttctgtTTGAGTACGTTGTACTGTTTGGAGTAGCTCGTTTTGAGACAGTTGTGAACTCCTTGTGGTTCGTTGTTGTTCAGCTCACCATTTTTCAATGGTTTGAGCATTTTTAtctcataaaaaaaatggaCTTCAACCTGTGTTGCGATAAAATTCATCAACAAAACCATCCCTCTTAAGGAAATCGACCATAGCCTAAAGGGACATCAACTAGTTATTTAGATAATATTTCGTTATACAAATGCTTATCTTTTGATTTATTCTTTGGCGTGATTTGTGTCTGAGTATTTGACATAgagcattatttagttaattaaattaagGATTTGCTTATCTTTTTTAAATTAAGgatttagttagttaaattaagttagttattagcattataaataggagttattgtaatcatttgagaaattaATAAAGAGTATCAATATTATCGTTCGTTCTCTTCTCCAAAGTGAGAAAACAGTCTTGCTCGACGGGCACTTGACAGACATTTATCGATCGCTGATCTACGAACGCCGATTAGCCCGATAAGAGGTTTAtcctatcaaattggtgctttcatccctaTCTCACCCTCCAGAACATCGATCGAATCACAGCTATGTCGCTGCCTGATGGGAATCCACCGCACACAGCAACTAGCCACACCGATCGAACCATAGCTACGTCACTGCTCGACGGGAATCCATCCGCGCACAACACCTAGTTATGCCTATCTCGAACCAAAGtatcaatattatcgttcattctcttTTCCAAAGTGAGAAAACCATCTTGCTCGACGGGCACATGCCCGAGACAGACATTTATCGATCGTCGATCTACGGACGCCGATCAACCCGATAGGATGGTTTATCCTATCAGTATTGCGATGCATGTTGTGGGCGATTGTATTGGTTTAGAATTAATTTGATGTGGTTGTTTCAATTAATTGATTTACTAGGATAGCTTTTCTGGTGTACATTCGCTATTGCACATGTTTCATAAGCGTCGAGACATGTCTGTTTAATTTATCTTTGACACTGAATTGTTTAGTGTAAGTTGGTAACAACTGATCGAAGTCATCAAAAAGCTTTGTCCAGCGAtgccttagagcatctccaatcattacattaaattcaaatttatttcattGCAAATATCACATTAAATATGACTCCAACCATTAACAcaaaactcaaacttaaaaaaaatattttctatattatgtctttttttattcacaaaattGTAAAAagtttttgattttggttcaaCGTAAACCTAAAAatagggagtattatttacttAAAAATCCAAAATGGGATTAGTTTTTAGTACTATTGGAGCTAATTACCTATCTCATTTTAGGTTTTAGTGTATCATTAAACACGGTCTTAGAACACAAGGTATGGATTAGGGTTGGGTTTGtgcatttttattaattttctaatAAAAATAACACAGCTCTATTTTTTTTCCCTTGTCAACCACATAGGATGTAACATCTGACAAGCCGATATTTTGAAAGCTTGTAAatttaaggaaaacaaaatgtTCGGTGTTAAGCGTATGTACTTCTGTTTTATGTTCGTTTGAAACATCGTGAGATCTTAAGAAATTGAATTCATATACTTAGGCTTGGGTAAACGGTcctcggttctcggttaaccttGAACCGAAAAAATAAGGTTAGAGTTCGGTTTCGGTTAGCAGATTTAAGCTAATCTCGGTTCTCGGTTCTCGGTTCTAACCTCTcggttaatttttttaattttattttttattttttatatattgattttagttttgttatttcagttttgaaaagtgaaaaaagaaatgaaaaagtaaaaaccGTACCTACCGTGAGAAGTAGAATCGTCGTCGCCCGCTTAGgaaattactctctccgtcccggcTAATATGACACATTTGATAATCGGCACGAGgttttaggagttgttggttaatgtgtttaattgaagaaaaaaagatgggtgtaagtattaaatgaagagagagaaagagagttgaatatttaattaaggagagaaaaaatggttgagtgtattaattggagagagaaaattgccaaaaatataaatgtgtcatcttatttgggacaaacttaaaaggaaatggtgtcatcttaagtgggacagGGGAGTAGCATACCCAGCCAATATGAATATTtaagtatttaaattttgtagtgTACGTTTGTGATGATATTATGGTTTAACTATTATTAAAACCATCAGTATTCTAccaatatgaatatatgattgcgatttatgaattttgtatttaatGTTAAACAAATTGAAGTCTTGAATTTGAAGATGGAATATTATGGATCAAATCCCAGCGCAtgcaaataaatttttttattgtctATCACTGAATTTTGGTTCCTTCGATAGAACCGAATAACTTGTCGGTTAGGACCGATACGATTCTTGAGTTTGGAAAAAAACGGAGTCGGTTAACCGATGCATCGGTTCGGTTAGAACCGACCGAATCCCCACCCctacatatactccctccgttctctCTAGTGGTGGATCCAGAAATTTCATATTGGAGGtgcaataaataattatattaacttgaaaatcttttttctttattttctcaattttttctattaattcatttcattaaataaaaaaacatttagACTTATTActtgaaaaaaaattcactaTTATATTGGGGATTTTTAGATCTTTATATAACAAAGGATGTAGTTTAATTTATAGaaagttcaaaatatttaaactaaaaataaaacgcAATCATATTTTCTGTATAATCTAAAATATGAGCATAATAGAAATCATAAACaataaagatatattcaaatctaaaATATGAGCATAGTAGAAATcataaacaataaatatatattcaacCATACTTGCTTTATTATGTTCCTACTGTGGagtaaaggagaaaaaaataaataataaatgattatatttaatCAAACATTAGAgcaaataattaatagtaattgattatatttaatcaaacattattagatactataaGCATAAATAATAAGCATAAATACACAAAAATGCACTTGAGAGAAAGAGCTAAAATGCGCCTTATAGGAATCGAACCTGAGTCGCTGGTGTGAAGAAGTGATGCTTTTACCAATAGACTACTACCATATTGTGTTTTTAATTGGATCCGCCAGTGGCTCTCTCATAGTTGAGACAAAactttcggcacggagtttaagaaataaatgttgagtgtgttaaatatATAGATGAAAAAAGTAagggagagaataaagtaaaaagtgaatgaagtaagagagagaaaaatgttactatatatgaaaatgactcaactatgagggaaatgactcaactatataTGAGGGAACTTCCCGGAATAGAAAAATCACTTAACTATGAGGGAAATGATTTAACTATGAGGGAACTTTCCggaatggaaaaatgactcaactataaatctataacggaacggagggagtactatgggTTTTAGAAATTGAACTTGAgtcttgaaatgtttttgttgttttattttgttgtggTTTTAGTAATCAAAGTAACTACAAACCATTGTGATTAATGGTTGTCCAAGCAAAACAATAATCCCAAACcatgaatttttttctttttataaaccAAAATCTCAAACCATAAAAGTGGTGAGGGAGAGTGCAAGAAAGAAAAATCCAACAACTACAACAAGAGAAATACAAACACAAACATAAACTACACGACAACACCCAAAGATCTGACAAGAAGAGAAGACAACAAGACACAAAGTCAAAGGAGAAAAAGGCAAACACTAATCGGTAACACCAAAGCAACAAGCGTCCATGGACCGCTTGAAATCACAGCAGACACCAAACAGGAGAAGAAACAAGCACTTCCCCAACAAGTCATCTTCTACGTGGGCTCGTTCCCCTTGCCCACCTTTTGATATCCTCAAAGTTTTCCATAACATGTCCCGGTGAAAATGGAAACTCCGAGCCAGGAGCGAAGCCAAGAATTTATAAGGAGAGGGGCAAAATTACATACGAAAAAATTTCAAGaatttgaggaggggcatttagtaagaaattgaaagaaataaattaaaaaatatataatatctACATGAATGTGAAAATATGAGGTGGGGCAGTTGCCCCTCTATTAGTGCATGTAGATCTGCTCCTGCTCCGAGCACCATCCTCTCTTCCAAGATCTATTGcgccaaaaaataaattttttctcAAAATCCCACTTAGGCTTGAACTTTTGGATAATGATCTTATTCCGAATATCCCTAGGTCAAGAAACAACATAGGACAAGGCACTCCAAATTTGTTTTTCAACCTTGCTAGGAGGAATGCCAAGCCATGACAAGAGGCAAGCTCCTAGCTGATTAGGAAGACAAAGGGAGATATTCCACCGAGCACCGCAATAGTACCAGAAGTTGCTTGAGATCCTGCAGCTGAAGAGGAGATGTTCAATAGTTTTCGGGTCCTCTTTACGGAACGTATATCGATCGTCTTCCACTCCAGTCACACCGAATTCGAATAATCAATCTTAATTTGGTGTTTAATCTTCCTTAGAGAATAAACCACACCTGTAGTTGTAATGTCCGAGTACATACATATGAAAGTTATAGAATACTATTATTGAAAACAAGTGAATTACTAATCTATTACAAATCAATAATGTGGTCGTGCGTGTCTCAACCAAGCAGCAAGTCCGGGAGCCATGCCCACAATCCAAGAAAACTCGGTGCGTCTTAAAAAACCATGAAGATCATCACCATCTTACATCCATTGAAGGCAAAAGCTATATAAGTAAGAGCAATGATCAATGTCATCTTATCCCAAAgcaatgcataatcaatatcacGTGCTAAATACTATTTACAAAGATTTAGAAATAACAATTTCTGAGGTCTCGTCTTTCTATACATGGAAACAAAAACTTATCTCGCCGTtagatcctttcagtgctataccacattTCGTTACTTTCCCAAAGTAGGGAAGCTTTCAGACTTACATTGCAACCTTttacgataggtagccaaaatTAATCTATATTGTGAAACAGGGGCGTATCTACATGTAATCAAAGAGGGGCAATTGCCCAACCTCATGTTTtccattccatgtgtttatatacctattttaaattaatttcttttaatcttCTACTAAATGCCGCtcctcaaaattttaaaattccttCATTTATAAATTTGTCCCCTTTCCTATAAATTCCTAGCTCCGCTCCGGTTGTGAAATACAATTTTACTTCCGCAAAGGAACTAACAATGTGACTTTCTGTGATGACTAGTTTCATGGCTATTATACAAATGAAGAATACCTCGACTTCTTTACTTTTTGGACAAAAAAGCACAACATGGCTGAATAAACAAATACCGATgtgataatattatttcttctaATTAATGGGTAAATGTGGCTTTAGAGATTTTCATATACAGTCATCTCGAAGCATACTTTTCAATATGTAAAACTCGACAATCTCTCACTTATACTTATACTGAACGCAGGTCTAAATCCATGTTACATACATTTTACTCCCGTAACAAATAAACATTATCAAAAGAATATGTCAAAGTCACCATATCATACTAGAGGTAACATTAATGTCTCACTTTCTCATTTATCCCAAATTACAATATAAATCCACTCTATGTGATTTTAGCCTTGAATACATACATCTAGTTAGCCACTTTACCAGAGTCTTTACAACAAATTGTAATACTCTAAAACATACTCTTAAATCATGTTTCAAGTTTATGGTGGAGTACGTGATGCATAACTACTTCGCCTGTAATACTACTTTCACTCTTAAAGCCAAACAAAGCCAATTTGTTTGACGGGAAAGTGAAGTTGGTTGGGAAAATGGTTATCATGAATATGATTCATGGGAATAGGACTCCAAATAATTATACTTTCCCATATTTGGAAACATCaagatattatattttatttttaaattataacaataaattaaataaaaaagacttgcataagaaaagtgaactaattGGATCCTAATAAATTACGTATCTCGTTCGTAAAAATATCAAAGAAAGTTATATTGATCAGTTAAATTCTCATGTTATTGAAATAATAACTCAATACATTAATTGAcgtaataataattaaatttttattaattataataatataatcaaaaaaTCAAACTTATACTAAGATTTGTTAATAAACTATTAAGaaagatgatgataataataataataatagttgtataaaataattataattaaattaaatacttaaatatgtaagatccacaaatgggaaaaaagaATATACAACCATGTTTGGTTGctgggaaagtaaagttggcaagtaaatgattcctagggaatTAATCCTTgaaatatgattcctaataactttactttcctgtaTTTggaaaaatatcaagattttaaattttatatttgatttaataataataattttaatagtattatattaatattcttttaaaaaattattaactaaaatataattacaatagtattttattttatttattattataatgataattaaaataatttaattaatattttctcaatttattagtttatattattatagttataaataaatatataattataattatgattttttattgatattataattgaataaaaattatagtttcaaaatttcattaaggctttattgattaattattaatttataaacattagtaataatattttattattaagaaTATAACTCCATTATTTATTATATGATacataaaataattatactataattagtaagataataattaaaataaaaattaaaaatattattataacaataatatactccctccgtcccagataatttgggacactttgtccgggcacgagttttaagaaatgtaatgaaaagtgagttgaaaaagttagtgaaatgtgggtcctacttttatatattagttttataataaaatgtgagtaggaatgagttagtggaatatgaggtccactaccaaaaatggtaaaagtgaaatgagacaaattatgtgggacggaccgaaatggaaaactGAGACAAATtatctaggacggagggagtaattgttattattataacTAAAatgtaattatagttatttattataatgAAACTAAGTAGGTAtgattcacaattttaaattattttttaaaaaaattaataataataataataataatagttgtATTTGATTATACTTCACTCTATTAAATATCTAAAAATGTAAAATCTTATACTGGAAAAAAGAATACTTAAGAAAAACCGAGAATCGAAATCCTAAAACTCAAAAAGTCCTATTACTTTCCATGTTTTAGGATTCTAATTACTTTCCTAGTTTATttgaaaatcaaacaaactcggaattaaaaaatttaacgaATTAAATTAGTTCCTCAGTTAGAATCTCGCAAACAAACATGGCTCTAAAGGTTATAGGAAGTCACGGATTGAATATAATTTGAATTGTTAACTCAAACAAGCTTACCGATATTCAGATCATGTAATTACGTGATATGGGAGATTGAAAACAGCATTTTTCGAGTGAAAATCCCATAAACCCTACAAATCTTCGGCACACCACAGGTCGCTtatatctttctctctctttttttttgttgaattatctAGGACGGAGGGACAAATAAATTATCCCGAAATCAATCTGAGAACAAATTGAATTGTAAATCTCCGTTTTTGATAGTATTTTTCTCTGTTTCATTTTGCGATTCGATGATTTCACCATTTGCTTATTCTACTTTTGCGATCGAATCCGTTTTGTTTTGATATAGGAATCGTTAATGGCGGACGAGCCGTCGTTCCACGAGGAATTCGCCGATGCTGACAATGCAGATTCCGACGAGATCGCTGATCTCCATCAAAAGAGCAGCGATCTCGAGGAGGAGAATCGCAATATCATTCAGGAAAACATGGATTACCTGCAAAGAATAAACGATCTCACGGCATCTGTCGACGAATTGAGCTCCGGAGTTGCCGATCTGAAGAATCAAACGGATCTCGAAGGCGAGATTTCGAGGGCGGAATTTTCCGGATTGAAGAGCCAATTGGATGGTAGAGATGAGAATTCGAGGTCGTGAAAGGGGGATGATTTGGCGGTGAAGATGGAGGAGGAAATCGGCGCTCTGCAGGGGTGCTTGGATGAGAAGGAGAGGGTGATTAGGGAGCTGTGGTGTGAGGCAAAGGGAGTCGATGCTTGTGGGCGGCACAGCCATTGCCACTGCTGCTGCTGTCATATGCTAAAACATTGATTTGTGTTGACTAGAGTTTCAGTGTTGGATAATTTTTGCTTTTGGTGTGGTGACACTTAATgctaaataatgcacttattttAACCCAATGAGTATGGTTGAATGGGAGACTCGTCCATCAAAGCAGCTTTAAATCTCTGTCCCACTCTTTGAGTTGCCTACAAATCAACGCGGAGAATAGTCACTGCATCGGCCGACGGATACCTTggtaattgaaaaaaaaaataatgcaattATTTTGCTGCATTGGGATCAATTTTTGATCACTACTATTATGAGAATTTGATGTACATTTTCTTGATCATTCACCACTTAGCTTGAATGTTGATGGTGCTTGAGTTTGGATCAGTTGCCATATTTATGTGTTAGTTATTTGGGTTAGGACCTTTTTTCTCGTTATTATTGATGGATTTATCAATGGCGTTGTACCCAACACTCCACACACATGAGATGGAGTTCTTGCATTCATATAATCCAGAAAAGGTATCCATTTTCTTATGCTAAAATATTTTTTGGCCTACGTTGTGTGGTCCTCGATTTCGTTGGCCTTAAATTACattgatttattattattattattattttttatttttggttcaTCAGAATAAATCCAATTAGAAATTTCTCCATTGGCATTTGGTAAAATTATTTGTCTACAAGCAATTAAACTTGTACTACTACATTCCTATGTTAATCAAGACGTttcttattcatttttttaaaatactccttccgtcacACAATAGGAGTCATGTTTGGTGTGGTACGTGTTTTAAGGAATGTAAAGAATAGTTAGTTGAAAATTTTAGTGGAATACGGGGtacacttttttatattagctTATACTAGAATGTGattgaagtgagttagtggaatatgagacgtactcaccatttatggtaaaagtaaaatgtgactcttatagTGGGACGGATAGGCCTGCAAATTCGGGCACCCGCGGGTACCCAAACCCGAAAATTCGGGTACCCAAAACCGAAATCTCAAAAATATCAAACTCAATACCCGACCCATATGTGAATTCGAATACCCGATGCGGGTACCCGCACCCAACTAATTGGGTACCATAGACCTGAAATTATTATATATCAAAATTATtctattatataaattatattgagatgagaatataaattattaaaaataacacaatactactccctccgtcccaccaaaGATGACCAATTTTCTTTATTGGTTTGTCCTAtccaagatgacccattactatAGAATGGAAAcacctttatctctactttactccctctctcttactttactctctatatctaacacacaaaataaaactgcataaaacttcgtgccacccaaggaatggatcatcttccttgagacgaagggagtattatttattgacTATTTTAAAAGTTTAAACTTCAATTTTAATATACGCTTTAGCTTTCTCTAAATTATGATTCTACGACATTAGACGAATAGACATTacttaatattaaaataaaaaaattggtatAAACTGAAACTCAAATgagattaaaataaattttttactcctaatagTTTGAACCGTGGGCACCTCTGCCCTACCTTTGTTGCCCCAGATTTTATATTAGTCATGTCTTTTTTTCTATTCCTTTCTTATTTTAGGTTTTGATAATTCTTGTAAAGAAATTATTAGCTTATGACGTGAAAAGTAAATATGGGGATGtaatttgaaaattgaagattttgaatttaatagTTGCAAAAATGTTATAAACTCCTATGcatctacatataaaaaaaGATTGAAAACATGAATAGATTTCAATAGCTGTAATGTTTGAAACGGCCACCACATAACATTACTAATTTAacataatttcattaattttataatgcatttattaaataatatatgactcttaacacaatcaaacaATGAATTTGTTACTCCATAATAAAGGAtaatatagtattataaataacattattacattattaagctttatttttatatacttcaAACATATGAATGCATTGAAATAGGGAAAGTTATTTCATATctctttctctattttaatcacatttttattatgttCTTATTCCATTTCATCATATTAAGTAGTATGACCTTATATTTTAACTTATTACTTTCCCATCCTAATTTAATTGAATCACATTTCTCTTTGGAATgcatcaaattttaaatatttatttctttttgcaGCAAACATTaacatttaataattttttttctctttctcaatttatcaaattccattttggaaaactttttttttaattctgcaAATTTCACAGAATGCATAACTAAGTAATTTATAATGGaacatattaaaaaattgtttatatAGTACCATGATTTTTATGCATTTGATTTATACAATTTGAAAGAAATATTTAATAACATAAAACCACATAAGATTTGTGCACAATTCTACAAATGGCCCATTGTCTTTAGGTGTTACGGAGTTACCCATTCTTAGGCCATCAGCAACGCTgtcacttatccgtcccttaaattactattcatgggccccactgtacttttttactccatctctcaactaagagacggaatctgcaaccctccgtccattaaccgtcccttaaattactattcattcaatttcatttatttttatttctaaccaaattcaattaaaaaaacacacttcattagaaataaaataaaattacaacataa is part of the Salvia splendens isolate huo1 chromosome 22, SspV2, whole genome shotgun sequence genome and encodes:
- the LOC121786598 gene encoding uncharacterized protein LOC121786598 — translated: MADEPSFHEEFADADNADSDEIADLHQKSSDLEEENRNIIQENMDYLQRINDLTASVDELSSGVADLKNQTDLEGEISRAEFSGLKSQLDGRDENSRS